TGGCAACAGGCGCCCGATCGGGGTACAGGACGGCCAGCGGGTGAGGGTCGAAGGTCACCGCCACCGAGGTTCGGCCGGTATCGCGCGCCAACTGCACGACGGACGACAGCAGGGCTTGGTGCCCACGATGCACCCCGTCGAAGTTGCCGATCGTCACCACAGAGGGCCCGAACCCGGACGGAACGTCGCGGATGTCGTTCAGACGCAGCACGGCGTCACTCTAGCTCGCGAAGAGTTCCTTCTTGTTCAGGCCAAGGGCGTACCAGGCGCCGACAGCCAGGACCCAGGTCCCGACGAACACGCCGACGATGATGAACCCGACGCCGTCGAGGTTGACTGATCCGATAGCGGCCACCGGCCCGCTGGTGAGGTCCAGGCGGTCGGCGAAGATCGAGCACAGCTCGATGGTGCCGATGACGACCGCGACGAAAATCGACAGTCCGGTCACTGTCGCGTTGTAGTACAACCGTCGCAGCGGTTGCGCGAAGGCCCACTTGTAGGCCTTACCCATGAAGACCCCATCTGCAGCATCCAGCAGACTCATCCCGGCGGTGAAGAGTATCGGCAGGGTCAGAATGGCGTACCAGGGCAGCGCGTAGGCCGCCGCCCCACCTGCGAGCACCAGCAGGCTGATCTCGGTCGCAGTGTCGAAACCGAGGCCGAACACAAAACCGATCGGGTACATCTGGGCCGGTTTCGTCACCGCTCGCGTCATGCGCCCCAGGAACCGGTTGAACAAGCCACGGTTCTGCAGGTGATCCTCCAGCGCAGCTTCGTCCAACTCGCCGCCACGGGCGCTGCGCCAGACCCGAATGATGCCCATCAGGGCTGCAAAATTGAGCAACGCGATGATCCACAGGAATATCCCCGACACCGACGTACCGATGAGACCCGTGACGGTGTGCAGGGTCGAGTTACTGTCCGTCACCCCGCGCCCCAGCGCCCTGATACCGAGCGTCAGCAGCAGGCAGAGCCCGAAGACGACCGATGAGTGGCCCAGGGAGAACCAGAAGCCGACGCTCAGCGGTCGCTTACCGTCGGTCAGCAGCTTGCGGGTGGTGTTGTCGATCGCCGCAATATGGTCGGCGTCGAACGCATGCCGCATACCGAGGGTGTACGCGGTGATCCCCAGTCCCACTCCGAACACACTCTTGGTGCCGAGCCCGTAATGAGCTGGGGCAATCACGGCGAACAGCAGACCGAAGCCGATCACGTGTAACGCGATGATGGCCGCGGTCATCCCATAGACAGACCGACGATCTTCGGCGGTGAACTCGGCTGCGAAGGCGCGGATACGACCCAGGCTCGGCGCATCTGTCGCAGATTGAGCCATGGAGTGTTCCTCACGTCGGAGCGATACATGCAGCCTCCGAACAATAGCTCCCAAATGCGATGCTGTCGCACGAACTGGCGATCAGCCGTTGACGAGCCTCGGGAACACCACGAGTGACCGGGTCGTCTCCCCCGACTGATCCAACATCGCCACCAGCTCGCCGTCCTGGCCCAGCCCGGCGACCGGCCGGCCTGTCACCCGATTTACGGCGGCAATGTGCTTGCCGTGTCGCAGGTCGCGTTCTTCGTCGTCGGTCAGTTCGCGCACGGCGAACTGGGCGCGCGCCACGCGCGCCATCGGCACGATCGGAAGTGGCCCCTGCGCCTGCCTCATCGCCAGGAGCACCTCCAACTCAGCGGCATCACGGATCTGCAATCGGCCGACTCTGGTGCGCCGTAACGCCGTCAGGTGCCCACCGACACCTAGATCGGCTCCCAGATCCCGGGCCAGCGCCCGCACGTAGGTGCCGGAGCTGACATCGAGCTCCACGTCCAGATCCAGCATCGCCAGCCCGCCGGCTTCGGCCGATCGCGTCGCCACCACCTCGAACCGCCCCACCTGCACGGGTCGAGCAGCAAGGGCGACCTGCTCGCCGCCGCGCACCCGCGCGTAGGACCTCACCCCGTCGACCTTGATGGCGCTCACGCTGCTGGGGACCTGTTCGATAGGTCCTGTCAGACGAGCGACCGCGCGATCCACGGCCTCCCCGGCCACCCCGGAGGCGTCTGCGGACGACACGATCTCGCCCTCTGCGTCGTCGGTGATGGTCGCCTGACCCAGCCGAATGGTGGCCGTGTAGGTCTTGTCGCACCCAACCAGGAAGGTCAGGAGCTTGGTGGCCCGTCCGATACCCAGCACGAGCAGCCCGGTGGCCATCGGGTCCAAGGTGCCCGCATGACCCACCTTGCGGGTCTGCACGAGGCGACGCGAGCGGGCGACGACGTCGTGGCTGGTCCAACCGGCCGGCTTGTCGACCAGTAGCAAGCCGTCGATGCGCTTACTCCGACTTCTTGTAGGGGTCGGCCTCACCGGCATAAGTGGCCTGAGCCTTCGCCTCAGCCAACTCTGCATCGCGTTCCCGGGCGGCCTGCAGTGCGTCCTCGATCTGCGCGGCGCCCTCCGGAATCGCGTCGGGTACGAACTCCAGCGACGGGGTCAGCCGGATACCGAGTCCCTGACCGACGTGGGAACGGATGCGACCGCGGTACTCCTGCATCACCTTCTCGGTGTCCAGGCGCTCCTGATCGGAGCCGAAGATCGTGTAGAAAACCGAGGCATGCTGCAGGTCACCAGTAACCCGGACGTCGGTGATGGTGACGAATCCCAGCCGCTCGTCCTTGATGCGGTGCTCCAGGTACTGCGCCACCAGCGACTTGATACGACCGGAGACCTTGCGTGCGCGTGCGGGATCAGCCATACCCGCATCCTCGCACCGCGCACGGCCTGGACGCGAAACCGGGCCGATGCTCAGGGTTTGCGGGCGACGATCAGGTCGCGGTCGATCGATACGTCGACGCGGTGCCGCAGGTCGTCGTACCCGACACCGGTGACCACCTCGAGCCCGTGGTCGATCAGCAGCGACGCCAGCTCGTCCCGGGGCGACACGTGGCGGTTGAACGAGATCCCCATGGCTCCCCCACTACGCAATGCCCGCGCCCAACCTGGCATGGCCTGGTCGAGCAGTTCGAGCGGACTCCGCACGACCTGGTCCGTGTGCGCACCGTGCTGAATCCCGTAGGGAGTGTCCGTCACGATGACATCGACGCTGCGGGCCCGCAGCAGACCTCCCAATTCCCGGGTATCGGTGCACAGGTACTCCACCCGTTGCACCTGCCCGGCCCGGAAATCCTCCTTGGTCGCGGCGATCTCGATCTGCACCCGTCGACCACGCGTCCGACCATCGGTGCGCAGCCCGCCCTCCTGGACGGTGTGCTTGTACCGGTGCTGTCGCATCCAGGTCTTGATGAACGCCGTGTACGCCTCGTGATCCTTGCGGTCGATCTCGACCCCCGTGACGTCGTATCCGAGGGACAGAGCCACATTCAACGTCGTTCCACGCCCGCACATCGGATCGAGTACCTCCAACGACCCGTCCAACCACCGCTGCGGCCTCGCCGTCGCTGCGGCCGTCACCCCGAGCGCAAGGCGGGTCCACTGCTCATTGGTCTTGCCGGCGTACTTGGGGATGCTCACCAGGTCGCTCGGATAGACCACGCGGCGTCGTAGCTGTACCGGCCGCAACAGCTCTCCCACCCGCTCGAACAATGCAGCGCTCGCCGACAGGTTCGAGAGCACCTCGACCAGCTGCTCACCATCGCCGTTGACAGCGAGGTACTCCACCCCCGCGAGGTCGGCGCTTCTGATCTGCACCGGCCCACTGCAGAGTGCGCCGGTCAACACCCGCGCCTCCGCCGCCACGAGATCTCGCGCGGCACCGGCATAGACCCGGTTCGCACTGGGGGCTAACAGTAGGAGGAGATCGGTCACGCGCACACGGTAGCCGCGCCGTCGCGAGCCTGCTGCGGTCGCATCTTTTGGTGAGGGTGCTGCTATTGCATGACCCTCACCAGAAGAAGCGACCCGCCACCCCTGGCAGGGGTGGCGGGTCGCTTCTTCGGTGGCCCTACTTACGGGGCTTTTCGCGCATTTCGTAGGTGGTGATCAGGTCGCCATCCTGCAGATCGTTGAACGATCCCAGGTTGATACCGCACTCGTACCCATCGCGAACCTCGGTGACGTCATCCTTGAAGCGCCGCAAACCGGCGATCTCCAGGTTCTCGGTGACCACGACACCATTACGGGTGATCCGCGCCTTGCTGCCACGACGCAACAGACCCGACCGCACCAGCGAACCGGCGATATTGCCGAACTTGGAGCTACGGAAGATCTCACGGATCTCCGCGGTACCCAGCTCTGCTTCCTCGAACTCCGGCTTGAGCAGACCCTTGAGCGCTGCTTCCAGCTCCTCGATGGCCTGGTAGATCACCGGGTAGTACCGGATCTCCACACCCTCCTTCTCGGCGTAGGCAGCGTTCTGGCCCTCGGCCCGCACGTTGAAGCCGATGATGATCGCTGTAGCGGCCACCGCGAGGTTGATGTTGTTCATCGTGATCGCACCGACGCCGCGGTCGATGATGCGTATCTCGACCTCTTCGCCGACATCGATCTGCATCAGCGCATCTTCCAGCGCCTCAACAGATCCGGACCCGTCGCCCTTGAGGATCAGGTTGAGGGTCTCGACCTTGCCCTGTGCGAGCGTCTGGTCCAAGTCCTCCAGGCTGATCAACTTCCGGTGCCTCATCAGCTGTGCCCGTCGGTTGTCCGCTTCCTTCAGCTCGGCGATCTGCCGGGCCTTGCGGTCATCCGAAACCACGATGAAGGTGTCGCCGGCGCGCGGCACCGCTGCCAGACCCGTGACGAGCACGGGACGGGACGGACCAGCTTCGCGCACGTTGTTGCCGTGCTCGTCGAGCATGGCGCGAACGCGACCGTGCGCCACGCCTGCGACGATCGAATCGCCGACCCGCAGCGTGCCTCGCTGCACCAGCACGGTGGCCACTGCACCTCGACCGCGGTCCAAATTGGCCTCGATCGCGACACCACGAGCTTCGATGTCCGGGTCCGCCCGCAGATCGAGCGCAGCATCGGCGGTCAACAGCACTGCTTCGAGCAGCGAGTCGATGTTCTCGCCCTGCTTGGCCGAAACGTTGACGAACATCGTGTCGCCGCCGTACTCCTCGGCCACCAGGTTGTACTCGGTCAGCTGCTGACGCACCTTGTCCGGGTTGGCACCCGCGACGTCCATCTTGTTGACCGCCACGACGATCGGCACACCGGCCGCCTGAGCGTGGTTGAGCGCCTCAATGGTCTGGGGCATCACGCCGTCGTCTGCCGCGACCACCAGGATCGCGATGTCGGTCACCCTCGCACCACGAGCACGCATGGCCGTGAAGGCTTCGTGACCAGGGGTGTCGATGAAGGTGATCGCACGCTCGGCACCCTCGTGCTCGGTGTGCACCTGGTAGGCACCGATGTGCTGGGTGATGCCACCGGCCTCGCCCTGGGCGACTTCGGCATTACGGATGGCGTCCAGCAGACGCGTCTTACCGTGATCGACGTGACCCATGACCGTGACGACGGGAGGCCGCGGCTGCAGATCCTCGTCGGTCTCGGCCTCGACCTCGGCGTCGAGATCGATGTCGAAGGAGGCAAAGAGCTCCTTCTCCTCGTCCTCGGCTGAGACGACCTGGATGTTGTATCCCAGCTCGGCGCCCAGCGCCATGAAGGTGTCCTCATCCAGCGACTGGGTCGCCGTGGCCATTTCACCGAGGTGGAACAGCACCGTCACCAAACTTGCCGGATTGGCATCGATACGGTCGGCAAAATCGCTCAGCGACGCACCGCGACGAACCCGCACCACGGTCTTGCCGTCACCGTGCGGCACGCTGACGCCACCGATGGTGGGCGCCTGCATCTGCTCGAATTCCTGACGCTTGGCGCGCTTGGACTTACGTCCGCGAACCTTGCCGTTCCCTCGACCGAATGCACCGGGAGCCGCACCGCGGGCAGGCCCGCGACCGCCACCGGGACGACCGGCGAAACCACCCGGACGGGCGGGACCGCCCGCTGCGCCACCGGGACCACCACGGCCACCGCCGCCGCGTGCCGGACGCTCACCCGGACGGGCAGCAGCAGCACGGTCTGGCATCATGCCGGGGTTCGGGCGTGCGCCACCAGGGCCACCACCTGGGCCTATCGGTCGACCGGCAGCCGCAGGTCGTGGTCCTGCTGCGCCACCCGTACCTCGGGCGCTCGCGGGGCGGGGCATGCCCTGCTTGTCCGCGAACGGATTGTTGCCGGGTCGGCCCGGCGCAGAAGCCTTGGGCGCTGTGCCCATGCCCTGTCTCGGGGCGAACGGATTGTTACCGGGGCGCGGGCCCGCGGGTCGAGGACCGGCCGGACGGGCGCTACCACCGCTGGTGGCGCCACGGGTGGGCGGCGCCTGACTTGCCGCCGCGGCCGGGGTCTCCACGACAGCTGCGGGGGCCTGCGGCTCGGGGGCCGCCGGCGTTGCGGCGGGCGTAGGTGCGGGCTTCAGTGCGCCAGGCATGGAAGGCGTGTAAGGCACAGCGGGCCGGACCGGTCCGGCAGCAGCGGGGGTCTGCGCTGCGGACCCACCGGTCGGGGCGCCGGAACCTGCACCTACCGGGCGGGGAGCGACACCCTGGCCACCAGGTCCTGGGACCACGCTCGGCCGCGACGGGGCCTGCGGCTCCTTCGCGGCAGCGGGCACCGAGGATACGGCTGGCGCAGCGGCTGATCCAGGCGACGCGGGCACGGCAGGAGCCGTGGGACCGGGCATACCGGGCTTGGCCGCGCCGGCAGGGCCGCCGGGCTTCGGCGATGATTTTTCGTCCGGCACCGGGGTGGCCGGGGCTGCCGACCCTGCGCCGGGCGGCGGATTTTCTTTGATCTTGCGCACCACGGGCGCTTCGATCGTAGAGCTGGCGGTCTTGACGAACTCGCCCTGCTCTTTGAGGTAGTTGAGTAATTCCTTGCTCTGCATCCCGAGCTCTTTTGCGAGCTCGTGAACCCGGACCTTTGCCACGCTTCTCCTGTATGGGATCTGCGACGGTCCGAGCAGCGGCCGGGACATCCCGGTTGCAGCACAGACCGTCAGTTAGTTGGTGCTCATTACTGAGAACTCATCGAGTGCTCATAGCGTTGAACCCGCTTCCGGTCTTGTCTCGCCGCACACGGCGGCAGGTCAATTCATCAGTCGTGCAGTGATCTCGCAGATGCTGTCACGCAACGGACGGACATCGATCTCACGGGAGTGCGTCACCGGGAAGGCCCGACTGAGCGCACGACGTTTGACCGCCTTGTCCAAACATTGCAAGTCCGGGTGCAACCAGGCCCCTCGGCCCGGAAGACAGCCGCGCACGTTGAGTACGACGCTCCATCCGTCATCCCCAGCGACCGCGGCTACCCGCAACAGCTCTGACCGATCGGCGCGACTCCTACATCCCACACACGTGCGCAAGCCCCGATGGGCAACCGCTGACGAGGTGGCATGGCGGATCCGCTCCCGCTCGACCATCGCCAAGTCTAACCCAGACCAGAAGGACGGTCATCCCCGCGATTCGCTGATGCGCTCTGGCTGTCACGGTGATCCGGGGCCTCGGACGCAGCGGCCTCGGTGGCCGTGTCGGAGCGAATGTCGATTCGCCACCCGGTCAACTTGGCAGCCAACCGCGCATTCTGACCTTCTTTGCCGATCGCCAGACTCAGCTGGAAGTCGGGCACGATAACGCGAGCGGCCCTCGCGCGGTCGTCGACGATCTGGACGGACTGCACTCTGGACGGGGACAGCGCAGAGGCGATGAACCTGGCCGGGTCGCGGTCGAAGTCGACGATGTCGATCTTCTCCCCGTGCAACTCCGTCATGACGGCCCGGACGCGGGCACCCATCGGGCCGATGCAGGCGCCCTTCGCATTCATTCCGGGCACCTTTGTATGGACGGCGATCTTGCTGCGGTGACCTGCTTCACGTGCCAGCGCGGCAATTTCAACGCTCCCGTCGGCAATTTCCGGGACCTCGAGCGCGAACAGCTTGCGCACCAGGTTGGGGTGCGTTCGCGACAGCCCGATGGACGGACCTTTGAAACCCCGCTTGACGCTCACCACGTAACACCGCAGGCGCTGCCCGTGGACGTATCGCTCACCCGGTACCTGCTCGGCCAGCGGAAGCAGCCCCTCGATGTTGCCGAAGTCGACATGCACGTTGCGCGGGTCGCCCGACTGCTGAATGACCCCTGCGATGATGTCGCCCTCGCGCCCACGGAAGTCACCGAGGATGGCCTCGTCCTCGACGTCCCGCATGCGCTGCACGATGACCTGACGCGCCGTCGCTGCCGCGATCCGGCCGAAATCGGTAGGGGTGTCATCGAATTCGATCCCCGGTTCAGGGGTCACCGGCTGAGGAGCGTTCTCGTCGCCGTCCACCCCACGACGCGCTGTCGCTTCGCGGTCTTCACGTACGAGCACTGCGACCCGACCGCTCGCGCGGTCCAGATGGACCCGGGCCTGACGGTAACTGCCGTCGATGCGGTGATAGGCCGCCAACAGGGCCTGCTCGATCGCGGGAACGATCACATCCATCGGGATTTCCCGCTCACGCTCGAGAGCGCGTAATGCCGCCATGTCGATATCCATCAGTCCTGCTCCTCGCTGTCGGTGTCGATATCGATGTCCGAGTCGATGTCGGTATCGATATCTGTCAAAGCTTCGCGCGGGGGGTTGAACTCGAGCTCGATCCGGGCACGCTCGACCGTGACGTACGGAACGGTGTGTGTAGTGCTCTGGTCAGATTTCGCGACCGGCACCGCGAAGTCGAAATCGTGCTCCCCGGCGCCCGCAATGCGACCGATCACACGGGTGTCGTCATCGGTAACGGTCAGGTTGATCAGTCGGCCCACGTTTCGTCGGAAATGCGCTGCCGTCGTCAGGGGCCGGTCGGTACCGGAGGATCCGACCTCGAGCACATAGGGAGCCTCACCCATCGCATCGGAATCGTCGAGTGCATCACTGACGGCGCGCGTGATGTCGCCTACCTCGTCCAACGAGAGCGGGGTGAGGATCGAGGTGCGGTCCTCGTCGTCGACCTGCACGGCGCGGTCCACGAGGACACGCACGAGTCGGCGCTTGCCCGCGGGGGTGACGGTGATCGCCTCGAGCACCATCCCCGCGCGCTCGAGCACCGGGATCAGGAGCGCCTCTATTCGCTGGGTACGCGCACTGGGTGCTGTGCTGGGAGCTGCCACGTTCATCTGCCCCACCTTCCCGGTATTTTGTTGTGTGGATCACGAACCGCCCACCTTACCCGGCGGCAGCGGCCCGATTCGCCTTACCGGCCGGCGGGCAGCAGCCCTCGACGCCGCAGAATGCAGCGCTCGATCGGTGCGAAGACGGTGACTTCGACGATCACTCCCACCAGCAGAATCAGCACGATCGCGCTGAGCACCGCTGGTATGTCGGAGTCCTGCGATCCGTTGCTCAGCAGCCCCCCGAGGCCCGTGCCCAGTGACGAGGAATTGGCAATGAGTTCAGCGGCCATCAAGGACCGCCAGGCGAACGCCCATCCCTGTTTGAGGCCCGTGACATAGGCAGGCAGGGCTGCGGGCAGCAGCACCGAGCGCATCAGCTCCAGCCTGCGCGCACCCAGAACGGTGCCTGCCTCGCGCAACAGAGGGGGCGTCTGATCCAGCCCACCGATCAGTCCGTTTGCAATCGATGGCACCGACCCCAGCAGCACGACGGTGTAGATCACTCCCGGACCTCCGGGGAAGATCACCAGGGCGAAGGGCACCCAGGCGACTGAGGGCAGCGACTGCATCCCCGACAACAGGGGTGCGACACCGCGGCGCAACAGGCGCACCTGGCCGACCACAGCGCCCAGCACGGTGCCGATCAGTACCGCCGCGGCGAAGCCGATGAGGCCACGGTGCAGGCTGATCCAGGTTGCGTGCAGTGCAGTGCCGTCCGCTATCGAGGACCACAATCGACTGCCGACCACCGACGGGGTGGGCAGCACCCAGGTCGGCCGGATTTTGCTCAGACACACCGCCTCCCACAGCGTCACCAGGACGGACAACACGACCAGCGGCGCCAGGAACGAGGACACGACAACCCGCCGGGGACGAACGCCCAGGGGCGAATCCAGGGCGTCGAGTCCATCGCTGAGATCGGCCAACTGCACCGGCGTCTCCGACGTGATCTGCTCAGGCATACGCATGTCGACCGATCTCTGCGCGCAGCGCCGCCGTGATCTGCGATATCAGCTCCGGCACCTCATCGGCTGTAATTGCGCGAGTGTCCCAGGTCTGCAGTACCCGGCCTGGGCGCGAGGACAGCAGGACGATTCGCTGGCCGAGCAGGACCGCCTCCCGGACGTTGTGGGTGACGAACACCACTGACAGCTGATCCGTGCGCCACACAGCCAACAGCTCCTCGTGCAACAGATCTCGGGTGATCGCGTCGAGAGCAGCGAACGGTTCGTCCATCAGCAGCAGTCGCGCACCCTGCGCCAGACTGCGCGCGAGAGCGATGCGTTGACGCTGCCCGCCGGACAGTTCGTGGATCGAGCGGTGGGCCACATTGGCCAGCCGCACCGACTCCAACAACCGACGACACCGCTCTGGGCGTGCTTTTCGTGCAACCCCGGCAAGTCGAAGGGCGAGGTTGATGTTGCCTTCAGCGGTCAACCAGGGCATCAGCGCCGACTCCTGGAACATCAGCGCCGGTTGCCCGCCCACTGCGTGCACCTGGCCTTCGCTCGGGCGCTCCAACCCGGCGAGCAGCCGCAGCAGTGTGCTCTTGCCGCAGCCGGAAGCCCCGAGGACGGTGACGAACTCCCCCGGCGCGACGTCGAGGTCGACGCCGTCCAACGCGAGCACTGCATCCGGGCCGTGCCCGTAAATTTTGCGAACGGACCTCATGCGGGCGGCGTAATCCTGGGTGTCATCGGTGGGCTGCCGTTGTGGCTGCGCGGTGATGCTCATCTGGTTCCCCCTGTCGTGACATCGAGTCCAGCGTCGGAAACTGTTGGTAGGCGTAGCTGCTGCAGAACGCGGTTGAGCACGCTCAGGTCGAAGATTCCGCGTAGATCCGGAATTTCCGACAGCACGCCGACCTGCACGGCGTGCCGCGCCAGCGTGCGCAGAGTGGACGCGTCGGGATCCCAGCCAATGTCGACGTCGGCCAACGCCGACCTCAGCACCGCGTCCGGCAACCGACTCCCGGTCAAGGCGATGAGATCTGTCCGCAACAGTCGTACTGCGCGCGATCGATCGCGGGTGATCCCACGGGTGGTGGCCACCTGCGCCGTCAACAGTGCCGAGACGGTGTGCGGGTACTTCCGCAGGTAACTGGCCGAGACGACCAGATCTGTCGTGGCGAAGGTCCCCCGCGGCCACAGGGAGCGCTCGTTGACCAATACCCGTCCGCCGGCTGCGACCAACCGGGCAACCCACGGTTGCGGCAGCCATGCGGCGGCAACCCGCCCTCTTTTGAACAACGCAAAGGTCATCGCGTTGCTCTGTGACACCAGATCTACGGTGCGCGTTCCTGATCCCTGCCAGGCCAGACCATGAGCCGTCAGGTAGGACTTCAACGCAAGGTCCTGCGTGCCGCCCCGCTGCGGATCCGCCACCACCTGACCCGCCAGCTGGGACACGTCGCTGATATGGGGCTGGACCACCAACCCCGCCCCACCGGAGGCCGCACCCGCCACGATCCTCACCGCCTCGCCGTTACTGCGTAGGAACGCCGTGATGGCCGGGTTCGGCCCGATGTAGGCCGCGTCGACCACACCGGCAAGCAGTGCCCGCACGGCGTCGGGACCGGCCGCGAAGATCTGGGTGCTCAGTTTCGTGGCGCCGAGAGTCCGTCGGTAACTTCCGTCGCCGATCCCGATCACCGGGACGGCATGCGCCACATTGGCGAAATACCCGAGTCGCAACTGGGCGGCCTGCCCCGGTCCGGCGACTACTGGTCCATCACCGATGGATGCGGCGGCTGCCGATGTGCTGTCCATTCCCGTGGCGCCGCAGGCGGTGGTGCCGATGCTGAGGAGCCACAGCAGCAGGCCGGCGGCCCAGCGGGGCGCGAGTCGCGCAGTTGTCATGAAAGGTCCTCGGGCACCTGGGGTCGCGCGGCTGCACAACAGACGGAGGAGAAGCGGAAAGGTTTGGATCGCGACTCAGGCCACCGATACGCCCAGGTCCGCACCGGCCATACAGGCAGCGAGGGTGGCTCCGGTGGCGGGGTCGATGATGACGAAACCTCCGGTCGTGCGCTGACTGCGGTACTCGTCGATCGCCACAGGTGCCGCCAACTGCAGAGTGCATCGGCCGATGTCATTGAGCTGCAGCGCTGCCGAGCTGTGCGACCACTGCAGATCGTTGACATTCCACACGTGGGTAACGGGCCCGAGCATCGCGCGCACGGTCTTCGTGCCCGCCTTGACCAACACTCGCTGCCGCACAGTGGAGGCCGCGTCGCCGAGCCAGGTGACCACCGCGTCCAGAGATCGAGTGACTGCAATGGGCTCGGTTGTCGTGAGCACCTCTCCGCGGGCGACATCGAGCTCGTCCGTGAGGCGAATCGTCACAGACTCTCCGGCGACCGCGATCTCCTGCGGGCCGGTCGGTGTGTCAATCGCCAGTACCCGCGAAGTGGTTCCCGACGGGCTGGCGTGCACGACGTCACCCACCCGAACGCGCCCAGAAGCCACCCGTCCGGCGAGGCCCCGGTAGTCGGGATACGCGGGCGTCCGCGGCCGGATGACCAGCTGTACCGGCATCCTGAACGGCTCATCCGTATCGTCGTGCTCAGTCCCGAGGTCTTCCAGCAGTGACAGCAGCGTCAGGCCTGCGTACCAGGACGGCGCGGGTGCGGCCACTCCCTCACCGGTCAGCGCACTGATCGGTACGGCAGTGACCAGACCCAGCCCGACCCCTGCGGCAATCTCCTGTAACTGGACCTCGACTTCATCGAAGCGTGCCTGCGACCAGTCGACCGCGTCCATCTTGTTGACCGCAAAGATCACCCGCGGCACTCGCAAGAGAGCCAGGAGCGCCGCATGACGGCGGGTCTGCATCGAGGCTCCGTGCCGTACGTCGACCAGGACGACTGCTGCGTCGGCTGTTGAAGCGCCGGTGACTGTGTTACGGGTGTACTGCAAGTGTCCAGGAGTGTCGGCAAGAAT
This portion of the Dermatophilaceae bacterium Sec6.4 genome encodes:
- a CDS encoding HoxN/HupN/NixA family nickel/cobalt transporter encodes the protein MAQSATDAPSLGRIRAFAAEFTAEDRRSVYGMTAAIIALHVIGFGLLFAVIAPAHYGLGTKSVFGVGLGITAYTLGMRHAFDADHIAAIDNTTRKLLTDGKRPLSVGFWFSLGHSSVVFGLCLLLTLGIRALGRGVTDSNSTLHTVTGLIGTSVSGIFLWIIALLNFAALMGIIRVWRSARGGELDEAALEDHLQNRGLFNRFLGRMTRAVTKPAQMYPIGFVFGLGFDTATEISLLVLAGGAAAYALPWYAILTLPILFTAGMSLLDAADGVFMGKAYKWAFAQPLRRLYYNATVTGLSIFVAVVIGTIELCSIFADRLDLTSGPVAAIGSVNLDGVGFIIVGVFVGTWVLAVGAWYALGLNKKELFAS
- the truB gene encoding tRNA pseudouridine(55) synthase TruB gives rise to the protein MRPTPTRSRSKRIDGLLLVDKPAGWTSHDVVARSRRLVQTRKVGHAGTLDPMATGLLVLGIGRATKLLTFLVGCDKTYTATIRLGQATITDDAEGEIVSSADASGVAGEAVDRAVARLTGPIEQVPSSVSAIKVDGVRSYARVRGGEQVALAARPVQVGRFEVVATRSAEAGGLAMLDLDVELDVSSGTYVRALARDLGADLGVGGHLTALRRTRVGRLQIRDAAELEVLLAMRQAQGPLPIVPMARVARAQFAVRELTDDEERDLRHGKHIAAVNRVTGRPVAGLGQDGELVAMLDQSGETTRSLVVFPRLVNG
- the rbfA gene encoding 30S ribosome-binding factor RbfA, producing the protein MADPARARKVSGRIKSLVAQYLEHRIKDERLGFVTITDVRVTGDLQHASVFYTIFGSDQERLDTEKVMQEYRGRIRSHVGQGLGIRLTPSLEFVPDAIPEGAAQIEDALQAARERDAELAEAKAQATYAGEADPYKKSE
- a CDS encoding SAM-dependent methyltransferase, producing the protein MTDLLLLLAPSANRVYAGAARDLVAAEARVLTGALCSGPVQIRSADLAGVEYLAVNGDGEQLVEVLSNLSASAALFERVGELLRPVQLRRRVVYPSDLVSIPKYAGKTNEQWTRLALGVTAAATARPQRWLDGSLEVLDPMCGRGTTLNVALSLGYDVTGVEIDRKDHEAYTAFIKTWMRQHRYKHTVQEGGLRTDGRTRGRRVQIEIAATKEDFRAGQVQRVEYLCTDTRELGGLLRARSVDVIVTDTPYGIQHGAHTDQVVRSPLELLDQAMPGWARALRSGGAMGISFNRHVSPRDELASLLIDHGLEVVTGVGYDDLRHRVDVSIDRDLIVARKP
- the infB gene encoding translation initiation factor IF-2 is translated as MAKVRVHELAKELGMQSKELLNYLKEQGEFVKTASSTIEAPVVRKIKENPPPGAGSAAPATPVPDEKSSPKPGGPAGAAKPGMPGPTAPAVPASPGSAAAPAVSSVPAAAKEPQAPSRPSVVPGPGGQGVAPRPVGAGSGAPTGGSAAQTPAAAGPVRPAVPYTPSMPGALKPAPTPAATPAAPEPQAPAAVVETPAAAASQAPPTRGATSGGSARPAGPRPAGPRPGNNPFAPRQGMGTAPKASAPGRPGNNPFADKQGMPRPASARGTGGAAGPRPAAAGRPIGPGGGPGGARPNPGMMPDRAAAARPGERPARGGGGRGGPGGAAGGPARPGGFAGRPGGGRGPARGAAPGAFGRGNGKVRGRKSKRAKRQEFEQMQAPTIGGVSVPHGDGKTVVRVRRGASLSDFADRIDANPASLVTVLFHLGEMATATQSLDEDTFMALGAELGYNIQVVSAEDEEKELFASFDIDLDAEVEAETDEDLQPRPPVVTVMGHVDHGKTRLLDAIRNAEVAQGEAGGITQHIGAYQVHTEHEGAERAITFIDTPGHEAFTAMRARGARVTDIAILVVAADDGVMPQTIEALNHAQAAGVPIVVAVNKMDVAGANPDKVRQQLTEYNLVAEEYGGDTMFVNVSAKQGENIDSLLEAVLLTADAALDLRADPDIEARGVAIEANLDRGRGAVATVLVQRGTLRVGDSIVAGVAHGRVRAMLDEHGNNVREAGPSRPVLVTGLAAVPRAGDTFIVVSDDRKARQIAELKEADNRRAQLMRHRKLISLEDLDQTLAQGKVETLNLILKGDGSGSVEALEDALMQIDVGEEVEIRIIDRGVGAITMNNINLAVAATAIIIGFNVRAEGQNAAYAEKEGVEIRYYPVIYQAIEELEAALKGLLKPEFEEAELGTAEIREIFRSSKFGNIAGSLVRSGLLRRGSKARITRNGVVVTENLEIAGLRRFKDDVTEVRDGYECGINLGSFNDLQDGDLITTYEMREKPRK
- a CDS encoding YlxR family protein, coding for MVERERIRHATSSAVAHRGLRTCVGCRSRADRSELLRVAAVAGDDGWSVVLNVRGCLPGRGAWLHPDLQCLDKAVKRRALSRAFPVTHSREIDVRPLRDSICEITARLMN